One genomic region from Rosa rugosa chromosome 1, drRosRugo1.1, whole genome shotgun sequence encodes:
- the LOC133745535 gene encoding alpha/beta hydrolase domain-containing protein VTE7-like isoform X1 has translation MIPLVFGSSLPSPTPPEAVQTPATKKCGSLTGPRIFPNGSRSGSGNGFPLFLPKEVEKIRDPYARNLAQRMERLPVQMGLYESCIMSSCVKPLVQTKNNPVVLLHCFDSSCLEWRCTYPLLEEAGLEAWAIDVLGWGFSDLERLPPCNPESKRHHLYQFWKSYIRRPMILVGPSLGASVAIDFAVSYPFAVEKLVLINASVYAEGTKGLAEFPRVLAYAGVSLLRSIPLRLYANTLAFNDISLATTFDWTNVGRLHCLLPWWKDATVSFMSSGGYNVIAQIKQVKQKALVICSEKDRIIDYKQTLRLRCELPSAIMRLIPDGGHLPHVDNPTSVAKLIAGFAHNDCC, from the exons ATGATACCTCTGGTGTTTGGTTCTTCACTGCCCTCACCAACACCACCAGAGGCAGTACAGACGCCGGCTACAAAGAAATGTGGGAGCTTAACGGGTCCCCGGATCTTCCCAAATGGGAGCCGTTCGGGTTCCGGTAACGGGTTCCCGCTGTTTCTTCCCAAAGAGGTTGAGAAGATCAGAGACCCTTATGCCAGAAACTTGGCTCAAAGAATGGAGAGGCTCCCTGTGCAG ATGGGGTTATATGAAAGTTGTATAATGAGTAGTTGTGTGAAACCTCTAGTACAAACCAAGAACAATCCAGTGGTTCTTCTCCATTGCTTTGACAG TTCTTGTTTAGAATGGAGGTGCACATATCCCCTGCTTGAAGAGGCCGGGTTGGAGGCTTGGGCGATTGATGTGCTCGGGTGGGGCTTCTCCGATTTAG AAAGGCTTCCACCATGCAATCCggaatcaaagcgtcatcacctcTATCAG TTTTGGAAGTCCTACATCAGAAGGCCGATGATATTAGTTGGACCAAGCCTCGGTGCTTCTGTTGCAATTGACTTTGCAGTTAGTTATCCGTTTGCT GTTGAAAAGCTGGTTTTGATTAATGCAAGTGTGTACGCAGAAGGCACCAAAGGCCTTGCAGAATTTCCTAGAGTATTAGCCTACGCTGGG GTTTCCTTGTTGAGGAGCATCCCTCTACGGCTTTACGCCAATACGCTGGCCTTCAATGACATTTCATTAGCTACAACCTTTGATTGGACTAAT GTCGGCCGCTTACACTGTTTGCTGCCTTGGTGGAAAGATGCAACAGTAAGTTTCATGAGTAGTGGGGGCTACAATGTTATTGCGCAAATAAAACAG GTAAAGCAGAAAGCACTTGTCATCTGTAGTGAGAAAGATCGGATTATCGACTACAAGCAAACACTG AGACTACGGTGTGAACTACCCTCTGCAATCATGCGGCTAATACCGGATGGTGGTCATCTTCCTCATGTTGACAATCCCACCTCTGTTGCAAAGCTAATTGCAGGGTTTGCTCACAATGACTGTTGCTGA
- the LOC133745535 gene encoding alpha/beta hydrolase domain-containing protein VTE7-like isoform X2 — translation MILIHLEMGLYESCIMSSCVKPLVQTKNNPVVLLHCFDSSCLEWRCTYPLLEEAGLEAWAIDVLGWGFSDLERLPPCNPESKRHHLYQFWKSYIRRPMILVGPSLGASVAIDFAVSYPFAVEKLVLINASVYAEGTKGLAEFPRVLAYAGVSLLRSIPLRLYANTLAFNDISLATTFDWTNVGRLHCLLPWWKDATVSFMSSGGYNVIAQIKQVKQKALVICSEKDRIIDYKQTLRLRCELPSAIMRLIPDGGHLPHVDNPTSVAKLIAGFAHNDCC, via the exons ATGATTCTCATCCACTTGGAA ATGGGGTTATATGAAAGTTGTATAATGAGTAGTTGTGTGAAACCTCTAGTACAAACCAAGAACAATCCAGTGGTTCTTCTCCATTGCTTTGACAG TTCTTGTTTAGAATGGAGGTGCACATATCCCCTGCTTGAAGAGGCCGGGTTGGAGGCTTGGGCGATTGATGTGCTCGGGTGGGGCTTCTCCGATTTAG AAAGGCTTCCACCATGCAATCCggaatcaaagcgtcatcacctcTATCAG TTTTGGAAGTCCTACATCAGAAGGCCGATGATATTAGTTGGACCAAGCCTCGGTGCTTCTGTTGCAATTGACTTTGCAGTTAGTTATCCGTTTGCT GTTGAAAAGCTGGTTTTGATTAATGCAAGTGTGTACGCAGAAGGCACCAAAGGCCTTGCAGAATTTCCTAGAGTATTAGCCTACGCTGGG GTTTCCTTGTTGAGGAGCATCCCTCTACGGCTTTACGCCAATACGCTGGCCTTCAATGACATTTCATTAGCTACAACCTTTGATTGGACTAAT GTCGGCCGCTTACACTGTTTGCTGCCTTGGTGGAAAGATGCAACAGTAAGTTTCATGAGTAGTGGGGGCTACAATGTTATTGCGCAAATAAAACAG GTAAAGCAGAAAGCACTTGTCATCTGTAGTGAGAAAGATCGGATTATCGACTACAAGCAAACACTG AGACTACGGTGTGAACTACCCTCTGCAATCATGCGGCTAATACCGGATGGTGGTCATCTTCCTCATGTTGACAATCCCACCTCTGTTGCAAAGCTAATTGCAGGGTTTGCTCACAATGACTGTTGCTGA
- the LOC133745550 gene encoding ribosome biogenesis protein WDR12 homolog, with amino-acid sequence MEIEEGTDDRQVQVRFVTKLEDIPFKVPNTTIPASYSRLDLSKVVNALIQTANPDWESEPFDFLINGVLVRMSLGQFLLAKGISAEKTLEIEYIRAVVPRREEEPCLHDDWVGAVDGSSPGFILTGCYDGLGRVWKASGTCTHILQGHSEPVTSVSVISAEGGESCSVATASKDRTLRLWKFNTDEPTNNPLRTTAYKILRGHGAAVQSVAAHTSGDMVCSGSWDSTIKLWQTDEPDIEVDVSIKKRKKIDEAKESQKEGEAVSSLVGHTQCVSSVKWPQRDIIYSASWDHSIRRWDVGTGKDVLNIPASKALNCLDIGGEGSALVAAGGSDPILRIWDPRRPGTSAPVGQFSSHTSWITGCKWHESSWFHILSSSYDGKVMLWDMRTTWPLFVIDSHKDSKVLCVDWWKGDSVVSGGADTKLCISSGVSVQ; translated from the exons atggaGATAGAGGAAGGCACAGATGACAGGCAGGTCCAGGTTCGCTTCGTCACGAAGCTTGAGGACATCCCCTTCAAAGTTCCCAACACCACCATTCCCGCCTCCTATTCCCGTTTGGACCTCTCCAAAGTCGTCAACGCTCTCATCCAAACCG CAAATCCTGACTGGGAATCGGAGCCCTTTGATTTTCTCATCAATGGCGTATTGGTTCGGATGTCGCTTGGACAGTTCCTCCTTGCTAAGGGCATTTCCGCG GAGAAGACATTGGAAATTGAATATATACGGGCTGTTGTCCCACGCAGAGAAGAAGAGCCTTGTTTACATGATGACTGGGTCGGTGCAGTTGATGGTTCCAGTCCCGG GTTCATTTTGACAGGGTGCTATGATGGTTTAGGAAG GGTATGGAAAGCTTCTGGAACATGTACACATATACTGCAAGGACACAGTGAACCAGTTACATCTGTTAGTGTTATCAGTGCAGAAG GGGGAGAAAGTTGTAGCGTAGCTACTGCATCAAAAGATCGCACACTGAGGCTGTGGAAG TTCAATACAGATGAGCCAACAAACAATCCTTTGAGGACAACAGCATACAAAATTTTGCGTGGGCATGGAGCAGCTGTTCAAAGTGTCGCTGCTCATACCTCCGGAGACATG GTCTGTTCAGGCTCCTGGGATTCCACAATCAAATTATGGCAGACAGATGAGCCTGATATAGAAGTTGATGTGTCAattaagaagagaaaaaaaattgatgaagCTAAGGAATCTCAAAAGGAG GGGGAGGCTGTTTCTTCTCTAGTGGGCCATACACAATGTGTATCTTCTGTCAAGTGGCCTCAGCGTGACATAATCTATTCGGCATCTTGGGACCATTCTATTAGAAGGTGGGATGTTGGGACAGGCAAAGATGTACTGAACATA CCCGCCAGCAAAGCCCTCAACTGTCTTGATATTGGTGGTGAAGGTTCTGCACTTGTTGCTGCTGGTGGTTCTGACCCCATTCTTAGGATATGGGATCCTCGTAGACCAG GAACTTCTGCTCCTGTTGGTCAATTCTCATCTCACACTTCTTGGATTACGGGATGCAAGTGGCATGAGAGCTCTTGGTTTCATATACTCTCTTCATCTTATGATGGCAAAGTCATGCTATGGGATATGAGAACTACT TGGCCTTTATTTGTCATTGATTCACATAAAGACAGCAAG GTACTATGTGTGGATTGGTGGAAAGGTGATAGCGTGGTTAGTGGTGGGGCAGATACAAAGCTTTGCATCAGTTCCGGCGTTTCTGTGCAGTGA
- the LOC133726293 gene encoding uncharacterized protein LOC133726293, translated as MGVISLPDMAAGVIPNLAVSYSGGHCKHDTTLFLRRWRPLVFRTNSNRKKKLSLTEHWLCKSRTSIFSSLDDSSVTDVVDNSDSFSSGRNEMLSVEEDELMTAKLALSEAHARQEAIEKERDQLLEELACFEAKQQEYVATILHDKDMAVSELEAAKSLFNQKLQESAQEKFSLQDKLVLVKQDAVQLAVQVERLAEIAFQQATSHILEDAQLRVSAAETTAAEASYQIEKQIKDMTEGTILSIVEQSKNAIEKALDMAEKAGDHATKAASAFNDSMSPLDELASVQSKNIMLQGAVNDLESQLLLTKSDVAKLKLELEKAHAYANLLEVRATDAEKALVEFQESSSKESLQREQEIMSLMEQMKKDSSERNQAPSGAFNVELLQSIRDAVAAVKETVHSKDDAYLRRCEALQRSLKASEATTKMWRQRAETAESLLLKERQPGDREEDSIFVVNGGRIDLLTNDDSQKWKLLSDGPRREIPQWMARRICTIRTKFPPRKIDVAEALSSEFRSLNLPKPEEVWSIALEKPKEGDTLIEHAFEKETIEKKRKALERVLQRKTTQWQRTEEQTKLEPGTGTGREIVFQGFNWESWRKQWYLDLAPKASDLSKIGVTSVWFPPPTESVAPQGYMPSDLYNLNSAYGTKEELQHCIAEMHAHDLLALGDVVLNHRCAHKQSPNGVWNIFGGKLAWGPEAIVCDDPNFEGCGNPSSGDIFHAAPNIDHSKDFVRKDIKEWLNWLRSDIGFDGWRLDFVRGFSGTHVKEYIEASNPAFAIGEYWDSLAYENGSLCYNQDAHRQRIVNWINATGGSSSAFDVTTKGILHSALHNQYWRLIDPQGKPTGVMGWWPSRAVTFLENHDTGSTQGHWPFPREKLTQGYAYILTHPGTPTIFYDHLYDFGLHEILTELIEARRRAGIHCRSAVKIYHANNEGYVAHIGDTLVMKLGHFDWNPSKENHLEGSWQKFVDKGADYIVWLRQ; from the exons ATGGGTGTTATTTCATTGCCTGATATGGCAGCTGGGGTTATTCCCAACCTCGCCGTGTCATATTCAGGTGGACATTGCAAACATGATACGACTTTATTCCTGCGGCGGTGGCGCCCTCTTGTTTTCAGAACAAACTCGAATAGAAAAAA GAAACTATCCCTCACAGAACATTGGCTATGTAAATCAAGAACAAGCATATTTTCAAGCCTG GATGATTCCAGTGTTACGGATGTTGTTGACAACAGTGACAGTTTTTCTTCAGGAAGAAATGAAATGTTGAGTGTAGAGGAGGATGAGTTAATGACAGCTAAATTAGCACTTTCTGAGGCTCATGCTAGACAAGAAGCCATTGAGAAAGAGAGGGATCAATTGCTTGAAGAGTTGGCATGTTTTGAGGCAAAACAACAGGAATATGTAGCTACCATATTGCACGACAAGGATATGGCTGTTTCGGAACTTGAGGCTGCAAAATCTTTGTTCAATCAGAAGCTGCAGGAATCAGCTCAAGAGAAGTTCAGCTTGCAAGATAAGTTAGTCCTTGTGAAACAAGATGCTGTTCAACTTGCGGTACAAGTAGAGAGGCTAGCAGAAATTGCTTTTCAGCAGGCAACATCTCACATACTAGAAGATGCCCAGTTGAGGGTTTCCGCTGCTGAAACTACAGCTGCTGAAGCATCTTATCAGATAGAAAAGCAAATTAAGGATATGACTGAAGGTACTATATTGTCTATTGTGGAACAGTCGAAAAATGCTATAGAGAAGGCCCTGGACATGGCAGAAAAAGCTGGTGACCATGCAACAAAAGCTGCGTCAGCATTTAATGACAGTATGAGTCCACTTGATGAGCTTGCTTCGGTCCAGTCAAAGAACATCATGCTACAGGGTGCTGTGAATGATTTAGAATCTCAGTTATTGCTTACAAAAAGTGATGTCGCTAAGTTGAAGTTGGAGTTGGAAAAGGCCCATGCATATGCAAATTTGCTTGAGGTCCGAGCTACTGATGCTGAGAAAGCATTGGTTGAATTTCAGGAGTCAAGCAGCAAAGAGAGTCTCCAGAGAGAGCAGGAAATCATGTCATTGATGGAGCAGATGAAGAAAGATTCATCGGAAAGAAACCAGGCTCCTTCAGGGGCTTTCAATGTTGAGTTACTACAAAGCATTAGGGATGCTGTTGCAGCTGTGAAAGAAACAGTACATTCCAAAGATGATGCCTACTTGAGAAGATGCGAAGCACTGCAAAGATCGTTGAAGGCATCTGAAGCTACTACAAAGATGTGGAGACAGAGAGCAGAAACTGCAGAATCCTTGTTATTGAAGGAAAGGCAGCCAGGTGATCGGGAAGAAGATTCCATTTTTGTTGTTAATGGTGGAAGGATAGACCTTTTGACCAATGATGATTCacagaaatggaaacttttaaGTGATGGTCCTCGCAGAGAGATACCTCAATGGATGGCAAGGAGAATATGTACTATCCGTACCAAGTTTCCTCCAAGGAAGATTGATGTAGCTGAAGCCTTGAGTTCAGAGTTCAGATCTTTGAACTTGCCAAAGCCTGAGGAAGTATGGTCAATAGCTCTGGAAAAGCCAAAGGAGGGGGATACACTTATTGAGCATGCTTTTGAGAAAGAAACAATAGAGAAGAAAAGGAAGGCTCTTGAGCGTGTTCTTCAGCGGAAGACCACACAATGGCAGAGGACTGAGGAACAAACAAAATTAG AGCCAGGAACTGGAACAGGACGTGAGATTGTG TTTCAAGGTTTCAATTGGGAAAGCTGGAGAAAGCAGTGGTACCTTGATTTAGCTCCTAAAGCTTCTGATTTATCTAAAATTGGGGTAACATCAGTGTGGTTCCCACCACCAACGGAATCCGTTGCTCCTCAAG GTTATATGCCTTCTGACCTTTACAATTTGAACTCGGCATATGGTACTAAGGAAGAACTTCAACACTGTATTGCGGAGATGCATGCTCATGATCTTCTG GCCTTGGGAGATGTTGTCCTGAATCATCGATGTGCTCATAAACAG AGTCCAAATGGTGTTTGGAACATCTTTGGTGGGAAGCTTGCATGGGGGCCTGAAGCAATCGTTTGTGATGATCCAAATTTTGAGGGCTGTGGAAACCCTTCGAGTG GGGATATATTCCATGCAGCACCCAATATTGATCATTCAAAGGACTTTGTAAGAAAAGATATAAAGGAGTGGCTAAACTGGCTTAGGAGTGATATTGGTTTTGATGGATGGCGCCTTGATTTTGTAAG AGGCTTCTCTGGTACCCATGTAAAGGAATATATTGAAGCTTCGAATCCAGCATTTGCTATTGGAGAATATTGGGACAGTTTAGCTTATGAAAATGGAAGTTTGTGTTACAATCAAG ATGCTCATCGCCAAAGGATAGTTAATTGGATCAATGCTACAGGCGGCAGTTCCTCAGCATTTGATGTCACAACTAAG GGAATTCTCCATTCTGCTCTTCATAACCAATATTGGAGGTTAATAGATCCTCAGGGTAAACCAACTGGAGTTATGGGATGGTGGCCGTCACGTGCTGTTACATTTTTGGAGAACCATGACACAGGATCAAcacag GGTCATTGGCCATTTCCACGAGAAAAGCTTACACAGGGATATGCATACATTTTGACCCATCCTGGAACA CCTACCATCTTTTACGACCATTTATACGACTTTGGTCTTCATGAGATCCTAACTGAGCTCATTGAGGCTCGGAGAAGGGCAGGGATCCATTGCCGGAGCGCTGTGAAGATATACCATGCAAACAATGAAGGGTATGTTGCACATATAGGTGACACTCTAGTAATGAAGCTCGGACATTTCGACTGGAATCCCTCAAAGGAAAACCATTTGGAAGGGAGCTGGCAGAAGTTTGTTGATAAAGGAGCAGATTACATAGTGTGGTTACGACAATAG